Proteins encoded by one window of Mycolicibacterium cosmeticum:
- a CDS encoding PRC-barrel domain-containing protein, with amino-acid sequence MTSSVQQFVGATAYDVTGHKIGKIHQIFVDADTREPKWVTVGTGLFGLSSAFVPLAGAHCDRNTVTVAVDKGTIKQAPTLRVRAGITPEEEHRLARHYHLPAAPQPAPAPPERGPNSAGIDIATAAAGIGGIAFNTAAHRPPPADRGR; translated from the coding sequence ATGACGAGCTCGGTGCAGCAGTTCGTCGGTGCGACCGCGTACGACGTCACCGGCCACAAGATCGGCAAGATCCACCAGATCTTCGTTGACGCGGACACCCGCGAACCGAAATGGGTGACGGTGGGCACCGGACTGTTCGGCTTGTCGTCGGCGTTCGTTCCCCTGGCCGGCGCGCATTGTGACCGCAACACCGTCACCGTCGCCGTCGACAAGGGCACCATCAAACAGGCGCCGACGCTGCGGGTTCGGGCCGGTATCACCCCCGAGGAGGAGCACCGGCTGGCCCGGCACTACCACCTGCCTGCCGCGCCGCAGCCCGCCCCGGCGCCGCCCGAGCGTGGCCCCAACAGTGCCGGCATCGACATCGCGACGGCCGCGGCCGGTATCGGCGGTATCGCCTTCAACACCGCCGCGCACCGCCCGCCTCCGGCGGATCGGGGCCGGTAA